One window of the Pedobacter ginsengisoli genome contains the following:
- a CDS encoding parallel beta-helix domain-containing protein, translated as MKTIASLVLAFFVTITLFSCNGNKSAQQGNYKTDLTFKPGEEQKIAEAFLSIKDSTRILLKQGTYKFDNLSIAQVNHIMIQGEGHDKTILDFKEQSQGGEGIRVTDVKDFVIDGMTIRDSKGDLLKINKSRNVTITNLHAVWSKADSTSGGYAIYPVMCKNVLIENCYTEGSSDAGIYVGQTDSAVVRKCKAAKNVAGCEIENTSNAQVYDNEFYNNTAGFLVFDLPDLSKKGGHVKAYNNYIHDNNFRNFAKAGSFGTSWGVGNASPGSGIIILAASDIEIYNNRIINNNSSSITIASGFAVDEKAGEKINNNYFPISKNINIHSNTIEMGPAFPEAAYEHRIGKILVAVEQQLNASDPARKTKRIPFIMYDGISSNILTKGTGANPDSICIKQPGDNLFVNADFLNISNPKNWKPNTDITPYICK; from the coding sequence ATGAAAACCATAGCATCATTAGTACTTGCTTTCTTTGTTACCATCACTTTGTTTTCCTGCAACGGAAACAAATCAGCCCAACAGGGGAACTATAAAACCGATTTAACATTTAAACCCGGGGAAGAGCAGAAAATAGCAGAAGCCTTTCTGTCTATAAAAGACAGTACCAGGATCCTATTAAAGCAAGGCACCTATAAATTCGACAACCTGAGTATCGCACAGGTAAATCACATTATGATTCAGGGCGAAGGACACGACAAAACCATTCTCGATTTTAAAGAACAAAGTCAGGGTGGCGAAGGCATCAGGGTAACAGATGTAAAAGATTTTGTAATTGATGGCATGACCATTCGCGATTCCAAAGGAGACCTCTTAAAGATCAATAAGAGCCGAAACGTAACCATTACCAACCTGCATGCGGTTTGGAGCAAAGCAGATTCGACCAGTGGCGGGTATGCCATCTATCCCGTTATGTGCAAAAATGTACTGATAGAAAACTGTTATACCGAGGGCTCATCAGATGCCGGTATCTATGTTGGTCAAACCGACAGCGCCGTTGTAAGAAAATGTAAGGCAGCCAAAAACGTTGCCGGCTGCGAAATCGAAAACACATCAAACGCCCAGGTTTACGACAATGAGTTTTACAACAATACTGCAGGCTTTCTTGTATTCGACTTACCTGATCTTTCTAAAAAAGGCGGGCATGTTAAAGCTTACAACAATTACATACACGACAATAATTTCAGGAATTTTGCAAAAGCGGGCAGCTTTGGTACCTCATGGGGTGTAGGCAATGCATCACCAGGCAGCGGAATTATAATACTGGCCGCATCAGACATCGAGATCTATAATAACCGTATTATCAACAACAACTCCTCTTCAATAACCATTGCTTCAGGCTTTGCTGTTGATGAAAAAGCCGGAGAGAAAATAAACAACAATTACTTTCCCATTTCTAAAAACATCAACATTCATAGCAATACTATCGAAATGGGACCTGCATTTCCCGAAGCTGCTTATGAGCACCGCATTGGTAAAATACTTGTAGCCGTTGAACAGCAGTTAAATGCTAGTGATCCGGCCAGAAAAACCAAGCGTATCCCCTTTATTATGTACGATGGTATTTCGAGTAATATCCTAACCAAGGGTACGGGAGCTAACCCAGATTCCATCTGTATAAAACAACCTGGCGACAACCTATTTGTAAATGCCGATTTTTTAAATATCAGCAATCCTAAAAACTGGAAACCCAACACAGACATTACCCCTTATATCTGCAAGTAA
- a CDS encoding serine/threonine protein kinase, whose amino-acid sequence MSKVFTITEGLENMGALRTGGQGSVYKGKRMGAIITAVKILPTPIHTENTDDRNFRNFKNEVEKLKKVNEVPNPNVVKILNSGLTESGSFPFIEMEYIEGPDLEELLKSPHNPIFTIRETIKLAEQLANALTHCHRVGVKHGDIKSNNVKFNTATGNYILLDFGLAIMSDEQRRSSVRHAGAVEFMAPEQHDGEMFFQTDVYSYGVILYELLAGTVPFPLINKGETARNSVMLAHMEKQVPDLLTLRRAQLPENWSDDVKAREMNVPLWLLELIRKCLEKRPENRFANGMALQDAVLHYSHSNVPATEAKPVAAAASIIAAPNNTSGVRISKPVFTLMIIAILGLGVLSAYAFFFKDLEPKKELATDSSSVVHQDTTHLTEEVIPDTTEEIKPIILDTTAQQTNQDSLKKEFERQTAANAPKPTPPPVTQPKEGPEEPVIFSEGKKYRIPKTTLYFHESPNNDAPRRGILGLWVKSKFEVIDEQGNFIYVTLTDNDGQVTKGWLKKSDLKEVPQ is encoded by the coding sequence ATGAGCAAAGTATTTACCATAACAGAAGGATTAGAGAACATGGGGGCCTTACGTACAGGTGGGCAGGGTTCTGTTTACAAAGGTAAAAGAATGGGGGCAATCATTACTGCGGTAAAGATATTGCCAACCCCAATTCATACTGAAAATACGGACGATAGAAATTTCAGGAACTTCAAAAATGAGGTTGAAAAACTTAAAAAGGTAAATGAGGTGCCTAACCCGAATGTGGTTAAGATCCTTAATTCAGGACTTACAGAAAGTGGTTCTTTTCCATTTATCGAAATGGAGTACATCGAGGGCCCCGATCTGGAAGAACTGTTAAAGTCGCCTCACAACCCTATATTTACCATCAGGGAAACTATAAAACTGGCCGAACAACTGGCAAATGCCCTTACACATTGCCATAGGGTTGGGGTTAAACACGGCGATATAAAAAGTAATAATGTAAAATTCAATACCGCTACAGGCAATTATATCCTTCTTGATTTTGGCCTCGCAATCATGTCCGATGAGCAGCGCCGCAGCAGTGTACGGCATGCAGGAGCTGTTGAGTTTATGGCCCCGGAACAGCACGATGGTGAAATGTTCTTTCAAACCGATGTGTATAGCTATGGGGTAATATTGTATGAACTTCTGGCCGGAACGGTTCCTTTCCCATTGATCAACAAAGGAGAAACAGCCCGCAACTCGGTAATGCTGGCGCATATGGAGAAACAGGTACCTGATCTGTTAACCTTGCGAAGAGCCCAACTACCGGAAAACTGGTCGGATGATGTTAAAGCAAGGGAAATGAATGTTCCCCTATGGCTGCTCGAACTGATCAGAAAGTGTTTAGAGAAACGTCCGGAAAACAGATTTGCTAATGGAATGGCCCTGCAAGATGCAGTATTGCACTACAGCCATAGCAATGTGCCTGCTACCGAAGCAAAACCCGTGGCAGCTGCAGCAAGCATAATTGCAGCGCCAAATAATACTTCAGGCGTACGCATTTCAAAGCCTGTATTTACTTTAATGATCATAGCCATTTTAGGGCTTGGTGTGCTTTCAGCATATGCCTTCTTTTTTAAAGATCTTGAACCCAAAAAAGAGCTCGCTACTGATTCTTCAAGTGTTGTTCATCAGGATACCACCCACCTTACCGAAGAGGTAATTCCAGATACCACCGAAGAAATTAAACCCATCATTTTAGATACCACAGCACAGCAAACCAATCAGGATAGCTTAAAAAAAGAGTTTGAACGTCAAACTGCAGCAAATGCACCAAAGCCTACACCACCTCCTGTTACCCAACCTAAAGAAGGGCCTGAGGAGCCTGTTATATTTAGTGAAGGCAAAAAATACAGAATCCCCAAAACCACGCTTTATTTTCATGAATCACCTAATAATGATGCCCCAAGGCGTGGAATCTTAGGCTTGTGGGTTAAATCAAAATTTGAAGTAATTGATGAACAGGGCAACTTTATTTATGTAACGCTTACTGATAACGATGGACAGGTGACAAAAGGATGGTTAAAAAAGTCAGACTTGAAGGAAGTTCCACAATAA
- a CDS encoding TonB-dependent receptor domain-containing protein: MKVTRLFLLIPFQFLLSNLNAQVIKGTIKNNITNEAAPAVSIHVKNSSEGTYSDDRGRFQLTVKKKLPVVLIFSSLGFETKEVEVQSTTTPLDVILNPNSILGQEVVVSASRVVQKKLSSPVTIEQLSSKDISNSPQLNYMDMIQGLKGVDVTVSSIGFTSISTRGFNTSGNTNFTQIVDGMDNQAPGLNFPLGSAISLTQLDVDNIEVLSGASSALYGSRGLNGTMVMTGKDPFKYQGLSVLVTQGVNHVKSSGSYDPVSASPYYDWAIRYATKINEKLAFKINSQYTQANDWVATDSTNKNGPGNRFTDPNYNGVNYYGGATNADINPFLEGALAGDPSLAPLIEPLLAKPNYVTRTGYPEYGYLDNKAKLFKANAELRYKISPKLEAIMSGTYGTGNIVYTNDTRYQLKSFKVGQYKAELKSDNWFVRAYTTTENSGRTIIAGPTAQYINEAWKTSYDGATGGWYPEYTSALLASLAGGASLNDAHLAARAFADQGRTQLGTPQFNELKEKISNTPISEGGTLFLDRSKLYNAEAQYNFTDAVKFMSVIAGVNWRLYSLNSKNTLFPDKDKPINVKEYSAYVQLAKKLAQDQLTLSTSFRYDKNTLFSSPKVTSRASAVYEPVKDNFIRFSYQNAYSFPSNIQALQNTLNGYNSYSSGGSSLLLNDNYHFNEYPPYTLESVSAYQQSGDASVLKKFEYNDIKPQSVNAFELGYAALIGKRVMFDVLGYFSTWKNFIGYANVANTPGTSDVTAFKDHSTYVQYNIAFNGGQTVNTYGYAASVSVDLTHNFLAKVNYFSDNIKNKNNSQINNFNTPHYHINMEFGNSGFGKKQEWSFGTTLRYKPGYFYVVSGGLAEGRVPSSAVIDAQVSYKLIKARSGIRLGATNITNKYYSTGVANPNIGAVYYITYAYNIL; encoded by the coding sequence ATGAAAGTAACGAGACTATTTTTATTGATCCCTTTTCAGTTTTTACTTAGCAACCTAAACGCTCAGGTTATTAAGGGAACTATTAAAAACAACATCACAAATGAGGCCGCACCGGCGGTATCCATCCATGTCAAAAATTCTTCCGAAGGGACATATTCAGATGATAGGGGAAGGTTTCAACTCACCGTTAAAAAGAAACTGCCCGTTGTACTCATCTTTTCTTCCCTTGGTTTTGAAACCAAAGAGGTCGAGGTTCAAAGCACTACCACTCCGCTCGATGTTATCCTTAACCCAAACTCTATATTAGGGCAGGAAGTAGTGGTTTCGGCCAGCCGCGTGGTACAGAAAAAACTCTCCTCACCGGTAACCATCGAACAGCTTAGCAGTAAAGACATCAGCAATTCCCCTCAGCTAAACTATATGGATATGATCCAGGGCTTAAAAGGAGTTGATGTAACCGTCTCCAGTATTGGATTTACCAGTATTTCTACAAGAGGCTTTAACACCAGCGGAAACACCAATTTCACCCAGATTGTGGATGGAATGGACAATCAGGCACCCGGCCTTAATTTCCCTCTGGGTTCAGCCATTAGTTTAACTCAGCTTGATGTAGACAATATTGAGGTACTATCCGGAGCCTCATCCGCACTTTACGGTTCAAGAGGCTTAAACGGAACTATGGTAATGACCGGAAAAGATCCGTTTAAATATCAGGGTTTAAGTGTGCTTGTAACTCAGGGCGTAAACCATGTTAAAAGCAGTGGCAGTTATGACCCTGTGAGTGCATCACCATATTATGATTGGGCAATACGCTATGCAACAAAGATCAACGAAAAGCTGGCCTTTAAAATTAACTCTCAATATACCCAGGCAAACGACTGGGTGGCTACCGACAGCACTAATAAAAACGGCCCCGGCAACAGGTTTACCGACCCCAATTATAATGGTGTAAACTACTATGGCGGAGCAACCAATGCAGATATTAATCCGTTCTTAGAGGGAGCATTAGCAGGAGATCCTTCCCTGGCTCCCCTTATTGAACCTTTGCTTGCTAAGCCTAACTATGTGACCAGAACAGGCTATCCCGAATACGGATACCTCGATAACAAGGCAAAGTTATTCAAAGCAAATGCCGAACTAAGGTATAAAATAAGCCCAAAACTGGAAGCTATTATGTCCGGTACATATGGCACCGGAAACATTGTGTACACTAATGATACCCGCTATCAATTAAAAAGCTTTAAAGTAGGGCAATACAAGGCCGAACTGAAAAGCGACAACTGGTTTGTGCGTGCCTATACCACTACAGAAAACTCCGGAAGAACCATAATAGCAGGTCCTACAGCTCAGTACATTAATGAAGCATGGAAAACAAGTTACGACGGCGCTACCGGAGGCTGGTATCCGGAATACACCAGCGCCCTGCTTGCCTCACTTGCCGGTGGAGCCAGCTTAAACGACGCTCATTTAGCTGCCCGTGCATTTGCAGATCAGGGACGTACCCAATTAGGAACTCCACAGTTCAATGAACTTAAGGAAAAGATCTCCAATACGCCTATTTCCGAAGGCGGCACCTTATTTCTCGATCGCAGTAAACTTTACAATGCTGAGGCACAATATAACTTTACCGATGCAGTTAAGTTCATGAGTGTAATTGCCGGGGTAAACTGGCGCCTATACAGTTTGAACAGTAAAAATACGCTATTTCCAGATAAAGACAAACCAATTAATGTAAAAGAATACAGTGCCTATGTACAGCTGGCCAAAAAACTTGCCCAGGATCAGTTAACGCTCAGCACCTCTTTCCGGTACGATAAGAATACACTCTTCTCCTCCCCTAAAGTAACTTCCAGAGCTTCGGCAGTGTATGAGCCTGTTAAAGACAATTTTATTCGCTTTTCTTACCAAAATGCATACAGTTTCCCTTCAAACATACAGGCATTACAAAATACGCTTAACGGATACAACAGCTACTCATCTGGAGGTTCCTCTTTGTTACTGAACGACAACTATCATTTCAATGAATACCCACCATATACACTTGAAAGTGTTTCAGCTTATCAGCAATCGGGAGACGCCTCAGTGTTAAAGAAATTTGAATACAACGACATTAAACCACAATCTGTAAATGCCTTTGAACTTGGCTATGCAGCTTTAATTGGCAAAAGAGTAATGTTTGATGTGTTGGGCTATTTCTCTACATGGAAAAACTTTATCGGCTATGCCAATGTAGCAAACACTCCCGGAACCAGTGATGTAACTGCTTTTAAAGACCACAGCACTTATGTACAGTATAATATCGCTTTTAACGGCGGACAAACCGTAAATACCTATGGCTATGCTGCAAGCGTTAGTGTTGATCTGACACATAATTTTCTAGCAAAAGTCAACTACTTTTCAGACAACATTAAAAACAAAAACAACAGCCAGATAAACAACTTCAACACACCTCATTACCATATAAACATGGAATTTGGCAACAGTGGTTTCGGCAAAAAGCAGGAATGGTCATTTGGTACTACCCTTCGTTATAAACCAGGTTACTTTTATGTTGTTTCAGGCGGCTTAGCCGAGGGCAGGGTGCCAAGTTCAGCAGTAATAGATGCCCAGGTAAGCTATAAACTTATCAAGGCACGTTCCGGCATAAGGCTGGGTGCCACAAACATCACCAACAAATACTATTCAACCGGCGTTGCCAATCCTAATATTGGTGCCGTCTATTATATCACTTATGCATACAACATCCTTTAA
- a CDS encoding serine/threonine protein kinase: MAKVFTITEGLENMGALRTGGQGSVYKGKRMGAILSAVKLLPTPIHAENTEDKNFRDFQNEVEKLKKVNEDPSPNVVKILNSGLTESGSLPFIEMEYIEGPDLEDLLKPPHSSIFTIRETIKLADHLANALAHCHKVGVKHGDIKSNNIKFNTATGNYILLDFGLAVMSDEQRRSSLRHAGAVEFMAPEQHDGKMLFQSDIYSYGIILYELLAGTVPFPLINKTETSRNMVMLSHIEKQIPDLMELRKNRLPADWSEEKKASEMMVPTWLLQLIEKCLQKDPENRFHDGVGLYDAVNNSKQDILNKEQVTTVINELKAENERLANLVQKYEKGGKARTFITAGIILFVCLATFGINLVLNHRKGTETDSTNVVNKPILPIKKNVKTEPEKKVTPVTPDTLQTVPASKKDTVKPKTTKKTKDGLINDVPEF; this comes from the coding sequence ATGGCAAAAGTATTTACTATAACAGAAGGATTGGAAAATATGGGTGCATTGCGCACGGGTGGACAAGGGTCTGTATATAAAGGTAAAAGAATGGGTGCCATTCTTTCGGCTGTAAAACTATTGCCAACGCCTATACATGCAGAAAACACCGAAGACAAGAATTTCCGGGATTTCCAGAATGAGGTTGAAAAACTGAAGAAAGTTAATGAAGATCCAAGCCCGAATGTTGTCAAAATATTAAACTCAGGCCTAACAGAAAGTGGCTCTCTTCCCTTTATAGAAATGGAATATATAGAAGGACCAGATCTCGAAGATTTGCTAAAACCTCCACATAGTTCGATCTTTACTATAAGGGAAACGATAAAACTGGCAGACCACCTGGCCAATGCACTTGCCCACTGTCATAAAGTAGGGGTTAAACACGGTGATATTAAAAGTAACAATATCAAATTCAATACCGCTACAGGCAACTATATACTTCTTGATTTTGGTTTAGCCGTAATGTCTGATGAACAGCGTCGTTCCAGTTTGCGTCATGCAGGCGCCGTAGAGTTTATGGCTCCTGAACAGCATGACGGCAAGATGCTTTTCCAGTCCGATATTTATAGCTACGGCATTATTCTTTATGAACTTTTAGCCGGCACAGTTCCATTCCCTCTTATCAATAAAACAGAAACCTCGCGCAACATGGTTATGCTTTCGCACATCGAAAAGCAGATTCCTGATTTGATGGAACTCCGTAAAAACCGTTTACCTGCAGATTGGTCAGAAGAGAAAAAGGCCAGTGAAATGATGGTTCCTACCTGGCTGCTCCAGCTTATTGAAAAATGCCTGCAGAAAGATCCGGAGAACAGGTTCCATGACGGTGTGGGTTTATATGATGCTGTTAACAACAGCAAACAGGACATCCTGAATAAAGAGCAGGTTACAACGGTCATTAATGAACTGAAAGCCGAAAACGAAAGGTTAGCCAATCTGGTTCAGAAATATGAAAAGGGCGGTAAAGCAAGAACATTTATCACGGCCGGAATTATATTATTTGTTTGTTTAGCTACATTTGGTATAAATTTAGTCTTAAATCACCGTAAGGGTACTGAAACAGATAGCACTAACGTTGTAAATAAACCAATCCTGCCGATAAAGAAAAATGTAAAAACAGAACCTGAAAAGAAAGTTACACCAGTAACCCCAGATACCTTACAAACTGTTCCGGCGAGTAAAAAGGATACGGTAAAACCAAAAACAACTAAAAAAACAAAGGACGGATTGATTAATGATGTTCCTGAATTTTAA
- a CDS encoding FHA domain-containing protein, which yields MFSLFSKNTPEKPQDVKAIREAILVFIKQELQKMEGGEGKHIKGFQLYIACMPVEKYMYESAVFADEEHHFKNEVQRIADDFAIDLPKTWTMETAFTDELPLQAIKMPNLEVALYIKTPEHAAVQKSGTAYIKILNGEAEQAEYTIKSSDGKINIGREKQAQDSDGFIRVNNIAFPDASANECNKYISRQHAHIEWSNDAEAFMLFADDGGVPPRNKVKVRSVKEHNSVKLTFTELGHALHEGDQIILGESAVLEFSYHPNQ from the coding sequence ATGTTTAGCCTATTTAGCAAAAATACCCCCGAAAAACCACAGGATGTTAAAGCCATCAGAGAAGCTATACTTGTTTTTATTAAACAGGAATTACAAAAAATGGAAGGCGGAGAAGGTAAACACATTAAAGGTTTTCAGCTTTACATAGCCTGTATGCCCGTTGAGAAATATATGTATGAATCCGCAGTATTTGCTGATGAAGAGCATCATTTCAAAAATGAGGTACAGCGAATAGCCGATGATTTTGCGATAGATCTTCCCAAAACCTGGACAATGGAAACTGCTTTTACTGATGAACTACCGCTGCAAGCTATTAAAATGCCTAATCTTGAAGTGGCTCTTTATATAAAAACACCTGAACATGCTGCGGTTCAAAAATCAGGAACAGCGTACATTAAAATTTTAAATGGCGAGGCCGAGCAGGCAGAATACACCATTAAGTCATCTGATGGCAAGATCAATATTGGTCGTGAAAAACAAGCACAGGACAGCGATGGATTTATCAGGGTTAACAATATAGCCTTTCCAGATGCCAGTGCCAATGAGTGCAACAAATACATAAGCAGGCAACATGCCCATATTGAATGGAGTAATGATGCCGAAGCTTTTATGCTGTTTGCTGATGATGGCGGCGTACCTCCGCGTAATAAAGTAAAAGTAAGATCTGTTAAGGAACATAATTCTGTAAAGCTTACCTTCACAGAACTGGGGCACGCGCTTCACGAAGGAGATCAGATAATATTAGGAGAATCAGCTGTTTTAGAATTCAGTTATCATCCTAATCAGTAA
- a CDS encoding LytTR family DNA-binding domain-containing protein — translation MARTTPLSVNYTVLKSALDRPFLILNSSVNKTIFIALVTVISLLFMYTFVPFNINRWYEDASKLDLFKIFSIFSLAGTLTLLFTQFGLWKLLHIKHLSYGQYFFWFLGEIVLLTFAIMGCDWVLNNHPELSVSNYLDTFNYTILIAIPPYVISLLILFGVQQNKLAYNLSLVATEHKALSDNLLIEDENGKIILTLHPNNVLFFKSEDNYVDVHYLLGGEVKTELIRTTLKKIESTCSYSGLIRVHRSYTINIKTVSSSKKTHKGYVLQFDPLPDLQIPVSASHQKQFEQYLNNTTSTLPSTPL, via the coding sequence ATGGCAAGGACAACACCTCTTTCAGTAAATTATACTGTGCTCAAAAGCGCACTTGACCGTCCATTCCTTATACTCAACTCATCCGTAAATAAGACCATATTTATTGCTCTTGTTACTGTTATCAGCCTGCTTTTCATGTATACCTTTGTACCGTTTAACATCAATCGGTGGTACGAGGATGCGAGTAAACTCGATCTATTTAAAATCTTTAGCATCTTTTCCCTGGCCGGAACATTAACCCTTCTGTTTACACAGTTTGGACTATGGAAATTGCTACACATCAAACACCTTAGCTACGGACAATATTTCTTCTGGTTTCTAGGCGAAATAGTACTCTTAACCTTTGCCATAATGGGCTGCGACTGGGTGCTCAACAATCATCCGGAACTGTCAGTAAGTAATTATCTCGACACATTTAATTATACCATACTCATTGCCATCCCTCCCTATGTAATTTCATTATTAATTTTGTTTGGTGTACAACAAAATAAACTTGCGTACAACCTATCATTGGTTGCCACAGAGCATAAAGCACTTTCAGATAATCTTCTTATCGAAGATGAGAATGGAAAAATCATATTAACTCTTCATCCAAATAACGTTTTGTTCTTTAAATCTGAAGACAATTACGTTGATGTTCATTATCTGCTGGGTGGAGAAGTTAAAACAGAACTTATCCGTACCACATTAAAAAAGATTGAGTCTACCTGTAGTTATTCAGGTTTAATAAGGGTACACAGGTCATACACTATCAATATAAAAACCGTTTCATCTTCCAAGAAAACACATAAAGGTTATGTGCTTCAGTTTGATCCTTTGCCCGATCTGCAAATCCCGGTATCGGCATCCCATCAAAAACAATTTGAGCAATACCTTAACAATACAACTTCTACCCTCCCATCCACCCCATTATAG